The genomic region TTTTCGATCTTTTTGTGGAAGTTGGGATTACTAACTATCCGCTTTATGATAAAGTACTGAGCTACCTGAGTCTTCCTGGCGAATTGAGCAAATTCATCACACAGCCTTGGTCGTTAGTAAGCTATCCATTCCTGTACACGGGCTTATTTAATATTCTATTCGATTGTTTGTGGATTTATTGGCTGGGGAATGTTTTTCTAGGCTTTCTAAACAATCGGCAGTTCCTGACGGTATTCGTAAGTGCTATTTTTATTGGGGGTCTTTCCTTCTTAGCCTTATCGCAGATTCCAGTCTTAGCGAAGGGCCCGCAGACTTTTCTGAACACGAATGCTATGAGCATTGGCGCGTTGATGGGAAGCTTGCTGATCCTAGTTCCGAAGATGGAATTCAGACTCTTTTTGTTTGGCAATGTGAAGTTTCAGACTATTGCGTTCGTCTTTCTGGGGCTGCAGTTTCTTTTCCTATTCTTGATCAACAAACCAGGCGCCATCGCCTTACTGATCAGTACCTCATGGGGCATGTTATTTATTAGTCAGTTGCGTAAAGGAAACGATTGGAGCAAGCTATTTGAGCGAAAACAAGACAGCAAGTTGCGTGTTGTGCATACAGAAAATAAACCTCCGGTTTATAGAAGCTATAAAGGCGATCTACCGAACCAAGAGGTAATTGATGAAATCTTGGATAAAATTTCCCAATACGGCTATGAAAGTCTATCTTCACGGGAAAAAGAAATCCTTTTTAAAGTAAGTAGAGAAGAGCAAGAGTAATGTTAATTAACAAAAAGAACTTAGGTTTTTTCAGTAAAACCGTTATGCTTGGCAATTTGCTTGCAATTGTCGTTCTACTTTTAAGCTACAGCGCTTCGTTTATCGATCCAAAGTCTTTCTGGGGTATTGCGTTTTTGGGATTAGGGTATTTGCCTATTCTGCTTATCAATGTTGGTTTTATTCTTTATTGGATACTGCGAAAGCCCCGGTTTGCACTTCTTTCTCTTGCTGCCATCTTATTAGGTTGGAACTTGATGACGCAGCATATCACGTTTAGTAAGCAAGTTGACTTAGCGCCGTCGGACACGTCGCTTCGCGTTATGTCCTTCAATGCTCATATGTTCTCTCCTATTGACGGTTCTGAAAAACCTCCTAAGGATGAATTCATCGAAATCGTAAATGAAACGAAGCCGGACGTCTTATGTGTGCAAGAGTTCTACAGCACCATCAAAGGCAACAAGCGCTTTAGCGAGACGGTGAAGAACAAAGCCGACTTTGACACCTATTACTTCGCTCCATCGACACAGAACGATTATATGGCCTATGGACAGGCTATTTTCTCTAAATATCCTATTATCAACTCTGGACTGATCAAAAAGAATGAATACGGTATTAACCGCATCATCTATGCTGATATTGTGAAAAACGAAGATACAATCCGTGTTTACAATGTACACCTTCGCTCTTTTGGGTTGCAAAATGAGGATAAGGAATTCATTCAGAACCCCGGCGGAGCGGGAGGTGCGGAAGAGACAGCGACTCGCCGCGTGGGGAGAAAGCTGAAATGGGCTTTCGAGCAGCGCAGTAATCAAGCGGAGTCATTATCTGAACATATGGCAGAAACTCACCTGCCGAAGATTATTATGGGTGATTTTAATGATACACCTATGTCTTACAGCGTCAATCTGATCGGAAAGGATATGAAGAATGCCTTTCAGGAGAAAGGAAATGGTTGGGGTATCACACATTTTGAGATGCTTCCGATCCTTCAGATCGATTATATCTTTGCTGACAAGCAATTCGCTGTCAACAATTACCATATCATTAAGAAGAAGCTATCAGATCACTACCCGATTTGGGCAGATTTAAGTATACACAAAGGAAATTAAGATTGCGTGTTCAGCTGCTGCAAGGCCTTCTCAATAAAGAAATCATAACGGTTCTTCACTTTGAAATAAGCTTCCCTACCGAAGTAATATCTGCCTAGGAGCGCTTCGATATCACTCTGTATCAGATCATGCAAGTCTATCTGCTTTCTTTGGCTTAGTCGTACTCCCCTTTGATTAAGGAAATTAATGAAGCTGCTGTACTCTGAATTTGGAAGAGTATATCCTTGCAAGAAGTTCTCGATAGAGTACGCTGGAAGTTTTTTCGTAAAGCGACTGTAAACAAACTGCTCAACAAGGCTTGATTGAGCTAAATCTTGATAAATAATACTCACCTCGTTAGAATCTACTGGGACTAATAAGTCAGGCACAATACCTCCACCGGAGAAGAGCTTTTTACCCAATCCTGTCTGGTATGATTTCCCATGCGCATAGGTCGTATCTAATGACCACAGCCCACTATACATGGATGCGTAATCTTGCATAATCGACCAGTTAGGACTGTATTTGCGTTGGATGCTACGTCCGAGCGGCGTATAGTATCGCGCGATGCTTAAGTTGATCGTCGATCCATCTGAGAAATCGAAGAGTTCCTGAACAATCCCTTTCCCATAGGTACGACGGCCAATCAGAATACCCCTATCCCAATCTTGCACAGCACCTGCCACAACTTCACTTGCAGAAGCCGTACGTTCATTAACCAGTACCACCAGTTTACCATTGGCGTAGTTACCTTTGCTTTCTGATAGATAATCTCTGCGCGCTTCATGCGCACCTTCAGTATATACTACTAATCGCTGATCGGCAAAGAACTCACTAGCCAGCTTGATCGCAATATGAAAATATCCACCTCCGTTATCTCTCAGGTCGAGGATCAGGTTCTTGGCGCCTTGCTTCTTAAGCTCAATGATTGCATTGCGAAACTCCTCCGCGGTTTTCAAACCGAAACGACGAATACGAATGAAAGCGACTGTAGGTTCGATCATGTAGGCCACATCCAGAGAGCTTACGCTGATCTGATCTCGCTTTGCTTTCAACGGGAATGGCAAAGCGATGGAATCGCGCTGGATGAACATCTCCACCTCCGTACCGCGCTTTCCACGAATAAGTTTCTCAATCTCTTCCTTAGACACCAAATTACCGGCAACAGGCTTATTACTGATCTTTAGAATCCGATCTCCAACTTTGAAGCCCGCTTTATCCGCCGGACCATTGGTGATGACTCCGACCACTAACAATGTGTCGTTCAGATTGAAATACTCCATTCCAATCCCTTCAAAAGTACCTTCAAGAATCTCGGTTTGCGTCTGCGACTCATTGGGCATCAGAAACAGGGAGTAAGGATCTAGATGGGAGATGATATGATTGATGGCACCGTTCTGTACAGAATCCATATTGATGCTATCTACATATCGGGTGGAAATAAGGTCTACGACCTGTTGTATCTTATAAGCATTATCGGAGATACCAATAGGCACCAAGGAACCACCAGAACTGATTCGCTCTTGGTCAGCGTAATTCTGCCCGAGAATCAATCCTAATAGAAGTGTAGCCGCATAAGTAGCTGCAACGAAAATGTTCCTCTTTCTTCCTTTTTGCATTTATGGTCTGGTGCGCAAAATTAACACTTAACGATTTGTTTAAAAGAATAATATAATAAATAATTTATCAACAATTAACAGTCCAAACAAGATTGGTGACGGTAATAATTCAGCAATTTTCAATATTTTTACATAGTCATGCACGAAATAGAACCATATTACAACTGGAGAGACGATTATATTGCCTCAGAAGACGAGCGAAGCCCATTTTATGGCACTGTACATTCAGAATTTGAGTTCGATAAAAAGATCTATAATTTCCTGCTACATCCACAGTGGGATGAGTTTGGATCATCGACACTTTATCTGAAGGTACTGTATGCAGATTATGACAGAGGATTCTGCATTATTGAACTCATCGGCGAATGGAATGATGCAATTTACAACGATATTATGATCCTAAAGAGAGAAATCATCGACCTGATGATCGGCGAAGGCATCAATAAGTTTATCTTGATTGGAGAGAATGTCTTGAACTTCCACGCTTCAGATGACTCCTATTACGAAGAATGGTTTCAAGATGTCGAAGACGGCTGGATTGTAGGAATCAATTTCCGCGAACATGTTCTTCAGGAATTCGAAAGTAACCACATCGACTACTATATTAACTTCGGGCAGTATTTCAACAACTTCCCTTGGCGAACGTTAAAGCCAAAACAACTGTATCATCATATAGAAGAACACATGCAAAAAAGGCTGAATTAACGTTGTTACTGATAGCCTTTCCGATTCATACAAATAAATACCAGCGCCATGAACGTAAGATCTATCAACTACCACAATCGTATATTCCGAACCTTAAGCAATAGCAACAACGGCGAAACCTCCGCAGAAACAGAGTTCCACTATAAGCATATCGGCAATATTGTCTTTGCAGACTACAGTGGCGGAGCCATTAAATATGGACACCTTTTGGGGATAATCTCCGAGTATGGCACAATCGATATGCGCTATCATCAGGTTAATCATGCCGGAGAACTCATGACCGGTGTGTGCCAATCGCGTCCTGAAATCTTAGCAAATGGGAAGATTCGGCTTCATGAAACTTGGCAATGGACTTCTGGTGACCTCAGCAAAGGCGAAAGTATTGTCGAAGAAATATAAGCCTCTCAACATTCTTGCTTAAGGACTAAATGCATAGTCGTAAAATCCTCAAAACAATGCTGTGCAGCCTCAACAATTGGCAAAAAGCAATCAAACCGGCTTTTTTTAAGTATCTTTAGCCTATAATAAAATTCGTAAAAACAATATTCCAATCATCTAGGTTAGGTTGAGTCCACGATGAAAGCAAACAGAGTCCACATCTTTCGTTAACGGCGAAAGAATAAGATTTGGATATCCGTTATGACAGTCCTAAATTTGCCTAACAAAAATTTGTAATTATGTCATTCAGAATAGAAAAAGACACCATGGGCGAGGTTCAAGTACCTGCCGACAAATACTGGGGTGCACAAACTGAACGTTCAAGAAACAACTTTAAAAT from Sphingobacterium sp. BN32 harbors:
- a CDS encoding rhomboid family intramembrane serine protease produces the protein MKKDNALKDFFKTTYSSRSPIPFILSAQIFLFVIIHLFDLFVEVGITNYPLYDKVLSYLSLPGELSKFITQPWSLVSYPFLYTGLFNILFDCLWIYWLGNVFLGFLNNRQFLTVFVSAIFIGGLSFLALSQIPVLAKGPQTFLNTNAMSIGALMGSLLILVPKMEFRLFLFGNVKFQTIAFVFLGLQFLFLFLINKPGAIALLISTSWGMLFISQLRKGNDWSKLFERKQDSKLRVVHTENKPPVYRSYKGDLPNQEVIDEILDKISQYGYESLSSREKEILFKVSREEQE
- a CDS encoding n-acetylglutamate synthase; its protein translation is MNVRSINYHNRIFRTLSNSNNGETSAETEFHYKHIGNIVFADYSGGAIKYGHLLGIISEYGTIDMRYHQVNHAGELMTGVCQSRPEILANGKIRLHETWQWTSGDLSKGESIVEEI
- a CDS encoding S41 family peptidase; its protein translation is MQKGRKRNIFVAATYAATLLLGLILGQNYADQERISSGGSLVPIGISDNAYKIQQVVDLISTRYVDSINMDSVQNGAINHIISHLDPYSLFLMPNESQTQTEILEGTFEGIGMEYFNLNDTLLVVGVITNGPADKAGFKVGDRILKISNKPVAGNLVSKEEIEKLIRGKRGTEVEMFIQRDSIALPFPLKAKRDQISVSSLDVAYMIEPTVAFIRIRRFGLKTAEEFRNAIIELKKQGAKNLILDLRDNGGGYFHIAIKLASEFFADQRLVVYTEGAHEARRDYLSESKGNYANGKLVVLVNERTASASEVVAGAVQDWDRGILIGRRTYGKGIVQELFDFSDGSTINLSIARYYTPLGRSIQRKYSPNWSIMQDYASMYSGLWSLDTTYAHGKSYQTGLGKKLFSGGGIVPDLLVPVDSNEVSIIYQDLAQSSLVEQFVYSRFTKKLPAYSIENFLQGYTLPNSEYSSFINFLNQRGVRLSQRKQIDLHDLIQSDIEALLGRYYFGREAYFKVKNRYDFFIEKALQQLNTQS
- a CDS encoding endonuclease/exonuclease/phosphatase family protein, which encodes MLINKKNLGFFSKTVMLGNLLAIVVLLLSYSASFIDPKSFWGIAFLGLGYLPILLINVGFILYWILRKPRFALLSLAAILLGWNLMTQHITFSKQVDLAPSDTSLRVMSFNAHMFSPIDGSEKPPKDEFIEIVNETKPDVLCVQEFYSTIKGNKRFSETVKNKADFDTYYFAPSTQNDYMAYGQAIFSKYPIINSGLIKKNEYGINRIIYADIVKNEDTIRVYNVHLRSFGLQNEDKEFIQNPGGAGGAEETATRRVGRKLKWAFEQRSNQAESLSEHMAETHLPKIIMGDFNDTPMSYSVNLIGKDMKNAFQEKGNGWGITHFEMLPILQIDYIFADKQFAVNNYHIIKKKLSDHYPIWADLSIHKGN